A part of Deinococcus detaillensis genomic DNA contains:
- a CDS encoding HIT family protein, with protein MNVTLELGGTLLGKRQAEWAHHLAHPDGNPLSTRAEFAGGEVLLENEWCVYSQDSRYADGLPYSGFIVTKRPCQTVFDLTPEEAAATHALLAEVRVHLDASVKPDGYTIGWNVYPAGGAHIPHVHLHIIPRWNTDVAAGAGLRYFLKAAQERRQQR; from the coding sequence GTGAACGTCACGCTGGAGCTGGGCGGTACCCTGCTCGGTAAGCGTCAGGCTGAGTGGGCGCATCATCTGGCCCACCCCGACGGAAATCCTCTTTCCACGCGGGCCGAGTTCGCGGGCGGTGAGGTGTTGCTGGAAAATGAGTGGTGCGTCTACTCGCAAGACTCGCGCTACGCAGACGGTTTGCCGTACTCCGGTTTTATTGTCACCAAGCGGCCTTGCCAAACCGTCTTTGACCTCACGCCAGAGGAAGCCGCCGCCACCCACGCGCTGCTGGCCGAAGTTCGGGTGCACTTGGACGCCAGCGTTAAGCCGGACGGTTACACCATTGGCTGGAATGTCTACCCGGCAGGCGGGGCGCACATCCCGCACGTTCACTTGCACATTATTCCCCGCTGGAACACTGACGTAGCGGCGGGGGCGGGCCTGCGGTACTTCCTCAAAGCGGCACAGGAGCGACGACAGCAGCGTTAA
- a CDS encoding N-acetyltransferase, which translates to MTLALDSIILSDVHPEAPLSTRKARLSDIESIHALIGYWAAQGQMLVRSRVLLAENIRDFHLYFAAAYQGKAEGLVGVCGLHMLAPDLAEVRGLAIHPVMQGRGLGKKLVAACEDEARDIALPALFAWTYQQGFFEKCGFERIDKTNLHPKVWSECQRCAFFENCNEIAMFRALT; encoded by the coding sequence ATGACTTTGGCGCTCGATTCGATCATCCTGTCTGATGTTCACCCTGAGGCTCCTCTCAGCACCCGCAAAGCCCGTCTCAGCGATATCGAGTCCATTCACGCCCTGATCGGCTACTGGGCAGCGCAGGGCCAAATGCTGGTCAGAAGCCGCGTCCTGCTGGCCGAAAATATCCGCGACTTCCATTTGTATTTTGCAGCGGCATATCAGGGCAAAGCAGAAGGCTTGGTGGGCGTCTGCGGCCTGCATATGCTGGCTCCCGACCTCGCCGAAGTGCGCGGACTGGCCATTCATCCGGTCATGCAGGGGCGCGGCCTCGGCAAAAAGCTGGTGGCGGCCTGCGAGGATGAGGCCCGCGACATCGCTTTGCCTGCGCTGTTCGCGTGGACGTATCAGCAAGGCTTTTTTGAAAAGTGCGGTTTTGAGCGCATCGACAAAACCAATCTGCACCCCAAAGTCTGGAGCGAGTGCCAGCGCTGCGCCTTTTTTGAGAACTGCAATGAAATCGCCATGTTCCGGGCGCTGACGTAA
- a CDS encoding GNAT family N-acetyltransferase gives MTQPVTTPSDTAQGQLRLATPNDYAAVVKVMQDAGLSPDAVMVVGTTYWLLEQNGQPVGAIGLEHGEGASLLRGAAVVPSARGQGLGRQLVQSAVEHARQHGDKVLYMFSTGGDWESFHFVQVPLAVVMGDLPDAPQVAHYRAAGTRPGGTTWMRDLS, from the coding sequence ATGACCCAGCCTGTTACCACTCCGTCCGATACGGCCCAAGGCCAACTGCGCCTCGCCACCCCCAACGATTACGCCGCCGTCGTCAAAGTGATGCAGGACGCTGGCCTCTCGCCCGACGCCGTGATGGTGGTCGGCACGACCTACTGGCTCCTCGAGCAAAATGGTCAGCCGGTGGGCGCAATCGGCTTGGAACACGGCGAGGGCGCTTCACTCCTGCGCGGCGCAGCGGTTGTGCCTTCGGCGCGTGGGCAGGGTTTGGGCCGTCAGTTGGTGCAGAGCGCGGTGGAGCATGCCCGTCAACACGGCGACAAAGTGCTGTACATGTTTTCCACCGGCGGCGACTGGGAGAGCTTTCACTTCGTGCAGGTGCCGCTGGCCGTCGTGATGGGCGACCTTCCCGACGCGCCGCAAGTGGCCCACTACCGCGCGGCGGGCACCCGTCCCGGCGGCACCACTTGGATGCGCGATTTGAGCTAA
- a CDS encoding GNAT family N-acetyltransferase has protein sequence MILAPDTSTTPHITIRQAKLSDLDTIRDLILAAGLSTERSAITATLEGCTYWMADLNGIPAGCIGLELGQGASLLRSASVLPASRRRGLGRALVMSALTYATLRGDKQLYLFSSGAGPFWEPFGFVPVSSAEVSAALPSAPQVLSGQSRGWIEREQAWKRVMGA, from the coding sequence ATGATCCTAGCTCCTGATACGTCCACCACGCCCCACATCACCATTCGTCAAGCCAAGCTGAGCGATTTAGACACCATCCGCGACCTCATCTTGGCGGCAGGGCTGAGCACCGAACGCAGCGCCATCACCGCCACTTTGGAGGGCTGCACATACTGGATGGCCGACCTCAACGGCATTCCGGCGGGCTGCATCGGCTTAGAGCTTGGACAGGGGGCCAGTTTGCTGCGTTCGGCCAGCGTCTTACCCGCCTCAAGGCGGCGGGGGCTGGGGCGGGCGCTGGTGATGAGCGCTCTGACGTATGCCACCCTGCGCGGCGACAAGCAACTGTATTTGTTCAGCAGCGGCGCTGGCCCATTCTGGGAGCCGTTCGGCTTCGTGCCGGTCAGCAGCGCCGAAGTCTCAGCCGCCCTGCCGAGCGCCCCGCAAGTGCTCAGCGGCCAGTCTCGCGGTTGGATTGAGCGCGAGCAAGCTTGGAAGCGGGTGATGGGCGCGTGA
- the carA gene encoding glutamine-hydrolyzing carbamoyl-phosphate synthase small subunit → MIRKERAVLALEDGTVYRGYAFGHRGETVGEVVFNTSMTGYQEIMTDPSYNGQIVAMTYPHIGNYGVAIYDMESNKPFVRGFIGREFSDGFSNYRAQESLESFMQSHGVVSIQGIDTRALVRRLREGGVVKGVVAHRSFTHPEDSYGEFSVEEEMALVQRALQHEDIDGRDMTQEVTTALPYAFPTLKHGKRVVLMDFGIKHTIIERLAEVGIEPIVVPAQTTAAQVMALQPHGLFLSNGPGDPSAPTYAHRTAWELMGLLPTFGICLGHQILGLAAGGQTFKMKFGHRGGNQPVKNLLTSNVEITAQNHGYAVDLASIPNGEFVATHLNLNDQTLEGMAHSRYPVFSVQYHPEASPGPHDSRYLFDRFIEEIDAFDGATGTPVEKALSGRYGV, encoded by the coding sequence ATGATTCGTAAAGAACGTGCAGTGCTGGCGCTGGAAGACGGCACCGTGTACCGGGGCTACGCTTTCGGGCACCGGGGCGAAACAGTAGGCGAAGTGGTCTTCAACACCTCCATGACCGGCTACCAAGAGATCATGACTGACCCCAGCTACAACGGCCAAATCGTCGCCATGACGTATCCGCATATCGGCAACTACGGCGTGGCAATCTACGATATGGAGAGCAACAAGCCGTTCGTACGCGGATTCATCGGGCGCGAGTTCAGCGACGGCTTTTCCAATTACCGCGCCCAAGAGTCGCTGGAATCGTTTATGCAGAGTCACGGTGTCGTCAGTATTCAGGGCATCGACACCCGCGCTCTGGTGAGGCGCTTGCGTGAAGGCGGCGTGGTCAAAGGTGTGGTAGCGCACCGCAGTTTTACCCATCCCGAAGATTCCTACGGCGAATTCAGCGTGGAAGAAGAAATGGCGCTGGTGCAGCGGGCGCTTCAGCATGAAGACATCGACGGGCGTGACATGACCCAAGAAGTCACCACCGCCTTGCCCTACGCTTTCCCGACGCTCAAGCACGGCAAGCGGGTGGTCTTGATGGATTTCGGCATCAAGCACACCATTATCGAGCGCCTCGCGGAAGTCGGTATCGAGCCGATTGTGGTTCCGGCCCAGACCACCGCCGCGCAGGTGATGGCGCTCCAGCCACACGGTTTGTTTTTGTCCAATGGCCCAGGCGATCCGTCCGCGCCGACTTACGCCCACCGCACCGCTTGGGAACTGATGGGCCTGCTGCCCACCTTCGGGATTTGCCTCGGCCACCAGATTTTGGGCTTGGCGGCGGGCGGTCAGACCTTCAAAATGAAATTCGGACACCGGGGCGGCAACCAACCGGTCAAGAACTTGCTGACCAGCAACGTCGAAATTACTGCCCAAAATCACGGCTACGCAGTGGACTTGGCCAGCATCCCCAACGGCGAATTCGTGGCGACCCACCTCAATCTCAACGACCAGACCCTAGAGGGCATGGCCCACAGCCGCTACCCGGTGTTCAGTGTCCAGTACCACCCTGAAGCCTCGCCGGGGCCGCACGACAGCCGTTACCTGTTTGACCGCTTCATCGAAGAGATTGACGCCTTTGACGGCGCGACAGGCACACCAGTCGAGAAGGCCCTGTCGGGGCGCTACGGCGTTTAA
- a CDS encoding GNAT family N-acetyltransferase, whose protein sequence is MNLPEEYVLRTATAQDAEIIQVQRDAMYTDMGSALERVQAASADSLKWLRCGLESGAYSGVLIETGGWVVAGAGVIWQEFPPSPRSLVTTRAYILNVYVATPQRGQGLARHLMQALLAECAIRNVSYISLHASDAGKRTYEKLGFGSTNELRLIMETP, encoded by the coding sequence ATGAACTTGCCGGAGGAGTACGTTCTCCGCACAGCGACGGCTCAGGACGCCGAAATTATTCAGGTTCAGCGTGACGCCATGTACACCGACATGGGCAGTGCGCTGGAGCGGGTGCAGGCGGCATCGGCGGATAGTCTGAAATGGCTGCGCTGTGGGCTGGAAAGCGGAGCTTATTCCGGCGTCCTGATTGAAACCGGTGGGTGGGTGGTGGCCGGAGCTGGTGTGATCTGGCAGGAGTTTCCGCCCAGCCCGCGTAGTCTCGTCACGACGCGGGCCTATATCCTGAACGTCTACGTGGCCACGCCACAGCGTGGGCAGGGGCTGGCCCGACACTTGATGCAGGCGCTACTGGCCGAATGCGCGATTCGGAACGTGAGCTATATCAGCCTGCATGCTTCTGATGCCGGGAAGCGCACCTACGAGAAGCTGGGATTTGGCTCCACGAATGAACTGCGTTTGATCATGGAGACCCCGTGA
- the argH gene encoding argininosuccinate lyase has translation MTNINIKDKKLWGGRFAEATDGLVELFNASVGFDQRLAEQDIRGSLAHVAMLGQVGILSAEEVEQIQSGLDDVLTDIRVGTFEWRLDREDVHMNVEAALRDRIGPVAGKLHTARSRNDQVAVDFRLFTKEAALDLAAKTRALRAVMLAEAEKHLSAEVILPGYTHLQVAQPILLSHWFMAYVAMLERDEGRLRDAATRMDESPLGSSALAGTPWPIDRHATAAALGFARPTANSLDGVGSRDFALEFLSACAILSAHLSRLSEELILYSTFEFGFLTLPDSHTTGSSIMPQKKNPDVSELARGKAGRVFGNLMGLLTVVKGTPLAYNKDLQEDKEGVFDSYDTLSIVLRLYAEMMPKTVWHAEITKAAAARGYSTATDVADFLARQGVPFREAHEVVGGLVGVASRSGRQLWELTDDELKSAHPLLSAEIAQTLTVEESVKNRLSYGGTAPQRVREAVEAAKAALKQ, from the coding sequence GTGACCAATATCAACATCAAAGATAAGAAACTCTGGGGTGGCCGCTTTGCCGAAGCCACCGACGGCCTAGTGGAACTCTTCAACGCCTCGGTGGGCTTTGACCAGCGCCTGGCCGAGCAAGACATTCGCGGCTCGCTGGCGCACGTCGCCATGCTGGGCCAAGTTGGGATTCTGAGCGCCGAGGAAGTTGAGCAGATTCAGAGCGGTCTTGATGACGTGCTCACCGATATCCGCGTCGGAACGTTTGAATGGCGACTGGACCGTGAAGACGTGCATATGAACGTGGAAGCTGCCCTGCGTGACCGGATTGGGCCGGTGGCGGGCAAGCTCCACACCGCCCGCAGCCGCAACGATCAGGTGGCTGTGGATTTCCGCTTATTTACCAAAGAAGCCGCGCTGGACTTGGCCGCCAAAACGCGGGCGCTGCGGGCCGTGATGCTCGCAGAAGCCGAGAAGCACTTGTCAGCCGAAGTGATTTTGCCCGGCTACACCCATTTGCAGGTGGCCCAACCCATCTTGCTCAGCCACTGGTTTATGGCTTATGTGGCGATGCTGGAGCGCGACGAAGGCCGCTTGCGCGACGCCGCGACGCGCATGGACGAGTCTCCCCTCGGCTCCTCGGCACTGGCCGGAACGCCTTGGCCGATTGACCGCCACGCTACCGCCGCCGCCCTCGGCTTTGCCCGCCCCACCGCCAACAGCTTAGACGGCGTGGGCAGCCGCGACTTCGCCCTAGAGTTTCTGAGCGCCTGCGCCATTCTCAGCGCCCATTTGTCGCGCCTCAGCGAAGAACTGATTTTGTACAGCACCTTTGAATTTGGCTTTTTGACGTTGCCTGATTCGCACACCACTGGCAGCAGCATCATGCCCCAGAAGAAAAATCCCGACGTGTCTGAGCTGGCACGCGGCAAAGCGGGGCGAGTGTTCGGCAACTTGATGGGCCTGCTGACAGTGGTCAAAGGCACGCCGCTGGCTTACAACAAAGATTTGCAGGAAGACAAAGAGGGCGTGTTCGACAGCTATGACACCCTGAGCATCGTGCTGCGCCTGTACGCCGAGATGATGCCCAAAACTGTCTGGCACGCTGAAATCACTAAAGCCGCTGCTGCGCGGGGTTACTCCACTGCCACCGATGTCGCCGACTTTTTGGCGCGTCAGGGGGTGCCGTTCCGCGAGGCGCATGAAGTCGTGGGCGGCTTGGTGGGCGTTGCCTCCCGCTCTGGCCGCCAGCTCTGGGAACTCACCGACGACGAATTGAAGTCGGCCCACCCGCTGCTGAGCGCCGAAATCGCCCAGACTCTGACGGTGGAAGAAAGCGTCAAGAACCGGCTGAGCTACGGCGGAACTGCTCCCCAGCGGGTGCGCGAAGCAGTGGAAGCAGCCAAGGCGGCGCTGAAACAGTGA